In the Gopherus flavomarginatus isolate rGopFla2 chromosome 6, rGopFla2.mat.asm, whole genome shotgun sequence genome, one interval contains:
- the XPC gene encoding DNA repair protein complementing XP-C cells isoform X1, with protein MGRKRKGSLQRKAASKKFKGEPAAAATRAPQTHRRESDDDFEEEKPSMKKNLSKVPSGNNKKKGDRDSEVHSPPGRSSRQKGAKSVAKEENNTAVKNKGNHNKGEMCSALSSPSQKEMTLKRQSTIKKEMNEDDDDDGSEDEWEDVEELEDPVLDKSGEAAALPALVLPSKPVEIEIETPEQAKKRERREKRKAEFETYLRRMMKRFSKEVHEDTHKVHLLCLLANGFHRNRVCSQPDLQAIGLSVIPTRFTKVPAGRIDVLYLSNLVKWFVATFTINTELSVDDRESLQSTLERRFAIYAARDDEELVHVFLLILRALQLLCRLVLSLQPIPLKEPAGKGKSSCKKHSAKKPKAPSRKSSCKAAKQQETLTESEGDCKESNTSGTKRKGKSKVIKDCQEQKESSDDESNVGEEERAHMPRNNCRRRVTLKVSYKEESGSDKGSDSDFEALEEEDSNFSDEDFETVSKKQRRSSGPHKARIAVENSRKTRSLESNRPKKSGGNEQLLSKAASPGSSNTPRKRNKIISSDDDEEQEVVKVTGTDQWLEIFVEREDRWVCVDCVRGIVGQPSLCFKYATKPVSYIVGIDSNGHVKDITQRYDPAWMTSTRKCRVDPQWWEDTLEPYRSPFVEREKKEEREFLVKLQDQPLPTAIGDYKNHPLYALKRHILKYEAIYPETAAIIGYCRGEAVYSRDCVHTLHSRDTWLKQARVVRIGEVPYKMVKGYSNQARKARLAEPSNREKKDLGLFGLWQTEEYQPPVAVDGRVPRNEYGNVYLFLPCMLPIGCVQLKLPNLHRVARKLDIDCVQAITGFDFHGGYSHPVTDGYIVCEEYKEVLIAAWENEQAEIEKREKEKREKRALGNWKLLAKGLLIRERLKQRYCRKSEASSSMLEKGAGFSSDEEGKPSSETPAEDVVVSWPQNRQVDEERKEKKGRRSKREMRGEVAHLFPFEKL; from the exons ATGGGCAGGAAGCGCAAAGGTTCCCTGCAGCGAAAGGCTGCCAGCAAGAAGTTCAAGGGAGAGcctgctgcagcagccaccaGGGCCCCCCAAACTCACAGGCGAGAATCAGACG ATGATTTTGAAGAGGAAAAGCCCAGTATGAAGAAGAATCTTTCAAAAGTTCCTAGTGGAAATAATAAGAAGAAAGGAGATCGTGACTCTGAAGTTCATAGCCCACCAGGTAGATCTTCAAGGCAAAAAGGAGCAAAATCAGTTGCGAAGGaggaaaataacacagctgtAAAAAACAAAGGGAATCataacaaaggggaaatgtgcag CGCTTTATCGAGCCCCTCTCAGAAGGAGATGACTTTGAAGAGACAGTCAactattaaaaaagaaatgaatgaagatgatgatgatgatggaagtGAGGATGAGTGGGAGGATGTGGAAG AACTCGAAGATCCTGTcctggataaatcaggagaagcTGCTGCCCTTCCTGCACTGGTGTTGCCCAGCAAACCAGTTGAGATAGAAATTGAAACTCCAGAGCAggcaaagaaaagagagagaag agagaaaaggaaagcCGAATTTGAGACCTATCTCCGGAGAATGATGAAACGCTTCAGCAAGGAAGTTCATGAAGATACACATAAG GTTCACCTACTGTGTTTGCTAGCAAATGGTTTCCATAGGAACAGGGTCTGCAGTCAGCCAGATCTTCAGGCTATTGGCCTTTCCGTCATCCCCACCCGCTTCACTAAAGTGCCTGCAGGTCGTATAGACGTTCTCTACCTCTCCAACTTGGTGAAATG GTTTGTTGCAACCTTCACTATCAACACTGAACTCTCTGTTGATGATCGAGAGAGCCTGCAGTCCACTTTAGAGAGGCGCTTTGCCATCTATGCTGCAAGAGATGATGAAGAGTTGGTCCAT gTATTTTTACTTATTCTACGAGCGTTACAGTTGCTGTGCCGGCTTGTGCTGTCTCTGCAACCCATACCCCTCAAAGAGCCAGCGGGAAAG GGCAAGAGCTCCTGCAAGAAGCATTCTGCCAAAAAACCTAAGGCTCCGTCAAGAAAAAGCTCCTGCAAAGCAGCCAAACAACAGGAGACTCTAACAGAGAGTGAAGGAGATTGCAAGGAATCAAACACCTCTGGAACCAAAAGGAAAGGTAAGTCAAAGGTGATCAAGGATTGCCAGGAACAAAAGGAATCCAGTGATGATGAAAGCAAcgtgggggaagaggaaagagcACACATGCCCAGAAACAACTGCCGACGAAGAGTGACCTTGAAAGTGTCTTACAAAGAGGAGAGTGGAAGTGACAAGGGCAGCGATTCTGACTTTGAggctttggaggaggaggacagtaATTTCTCTGATGAGGATTTTGAAACTGTCTCTAAGAAGCAGAGGAGATCATCGGGGCCCCACAAAGCAAGGATAGCAGTTGAAAACAGCAGGAAAACCAGGTCTTTGGAATCAAACAGGCCCAAGAAGTCAGGTGGAAATGAGCAGTTGCTGTCAAAAGCAGCTTCTCCAGGCTCTTCTAATACACCCAGGAAGAGGAACAAAATCATCTCTAGTGACGATGATGAGGAGCAGGAGGTGGTGAAAGTGACAGGCACAGATCAGTGGTTGGAAATCTTTGTTGAGCGGGAAGACAGGTGGGTGTGTGTGGACTGTGTTCGTGGCATCGTTGGCCAGCCCTCTCTGTGTTTCAAATATGCCACCAAGCCAGTTTCCTATATTGTGGGGATTGACAGCAATGGGCACGTAAAGGACATAACACAAAGGTACGACCCAGCATGGATGACTTCGACAAGGAAATGTCGTGTGGATCCCCAGTGGTGGGAAGACACGCTGGAACCATATAGAAGCCCCTTTGTGGAAAGAGAGAAGAAGGAAGAAAGGGAG TTTCTAGTTAAGCTTCAAGACCAACCGCTGCCGACAGCCATTGGAGATTATAAAAATCACCCTCTTTATGCATTGAAGAGGCATATCCTGAAATATGAGGCCATCTACCCTGAGACTGCTGCTATCATAGGATACTGCAGAGGAGAAGCGGTATATTCCAG AGACTGTGTGCACACACTGCACTCCCGGGACACCTGGCTGAAGCAAGCTCGAGTGGTGAGAATTGGGGAAGTGCCCTATAAG ATGGTGAAAGGATATTCCAACCAGGCAAGGAAAGCACGACTGGCAGAGCCTTCAAACAGGGAGAAAAAGGATTTGGGGCTGTTTGGCCTGTGGCAGACGGAAGAGTACCAGCCTCCTGTGGCAGTCGACGGAAGG GTTCCCCGGAATGAATATGGAAACGTGTATCTCTTCCTGCCCTGTATGTTACCAATAGGCTGTGTGCAGCTAAAGCTTCCCAACCTGCATAGAGTGGCACGGAAACTGGACATTGACTGTGTTCAAGCCATCACTGGATTTGATTTTCACGGTGGCTACTCGCACCCAGT TACTGATGGCTACATAGTCTGTGAAGAATACAAAGAGGTGCTCATCGCAGCCTGGGAGAATGAGCAGGCAGAGATAGAAAAGAGGGAAAAGGAG AAAAGAGAGAAGAGAGCACTGGGGAACTGGAAATTGCTGGCAAAAGGACTTCTCATAAGAGAGAGACTGAAGCAACGCTACTGCAGAAAG AGTGAGGCATCCAGCTCCATGCTGGAGAAAGGAGCTGGATTTTCTTCTGATGAAGAAGGGAAGCCAAGTTCAGAGACTCCAGCCGAAGATGTGGTTGTTTCTTGGCCTCAGAATCGACAAGTGGatgaagaaagaaaagagaaaaaaggcaGAAGAAGCAAGCGTGAGATGAGAGGAGAAGTAGCGCACTTGTTCCCCTTTGAGAAGTTGTGA
- the XPC gene encoding DNA repair protein complementing XP-C cells isoform X2: protein MKKNLSKVPSGNNKKKGDRDSEVHSPPGRSSRQKGAKSVAKEENNTAVKNKGNHNKGEMCSALSSPSQKEMTLKRQSTIKKEMNEDDDDDGSEDEWEDVEELEDPVLDKSGEAAALPALVLPSKPVEIEIETPEQAKKRERREKRKAEFETYLRRMMKRFSKEVHEDTHKVHLLCLLANGFHRNRVCSQPDLQAIGLSVIPTRFTKVPAGRIDVLYLSNLVKWFVATFTINTELSVDDRESLQSTLERRFAIYAARDDEELVHVFLLILRALQLLCRLVLSLQPIPLKEPAGKGKSSCKKHSAKKPKAPSRKSSCKAAKQQETLTESEGDCKESNTSGTKRKGKSKVIKDCQEQKESSDDESNVGEEERAHMPRNNCRRRVTLKVSYKEESGSDKGSDSDFEALEEEDSNFSDEDFETVSKKQRRSSGPHKARIAVENSRKTRSLESNRPKKSGGNEQLLSKAASPGSSNTPRKRNKIISSDDDEEQEVVKVTGTDQWLEIFVEREDRWVCVDCVRGIVGQPSLCFKYATKPVSYIVGIDSNGHVKDITQRYDPAWMTSTRKCRVDPQWWEDTLEPYRSPFVEREKKEEREFLVKLQDQPLPTAIGDYKNHPLYALKRHILKYEAIYPETAAIIGYCRGEAVYSRDCVHTLHSRDTWLKQARVVRIGEVPYKMVKGYSNQARKARLAEPSNREKKDLGLFGLWQTEEYQPPVAVDGRVPRNEYGNVYLFLPCMLPIGCVQLKLPNLHRVARKLDIDCVQAITGFDFHGGYSHPVTDGYIVCEEYKEVLIAAWENEQAEIEKREKEKREKRALGNWKLLAKGLLIRERLKQRYCRKSEASSSMLEKGAGFSSDEEGKPSSETPAEDVVVSWPQNRQVDEERKEKKGRRSKREMRGEVAHLFPFEKL, encoded by the exons ATGAAGAAGAATCTTTCAAAAGTTCCTAGTGGAAATAATAAGAAGAAAGGAGATCGTGACTCTGAAGTTCATAGCCCACCAGGTAGATCTTCAAGGCAAAAAGGAGCAAAATCAGTTGCGAAGGaggaaaataacacagctgtAAAAAACAAAGGGAATCataacaaaggggaaatgtgcag CGCTTTATCGAGCCCCTCTCAGAAGGAGATGACTTTGAAGAGACAGTCAactattaaaaaagaaatgaatgaagatgatgatgatgatggaagtGAGGATGAGTGGGAGGATGTGGAAG AACTCGAAGATCCTGTcctggataaatcaggagaagcTGCTGCCCTTCCTGCACTGGTGTTGCCCAGCAAACCAGTTGAGATAGAAATTGAAACTCCAGAGCAggcaaagaaaagagagagaag agagaaaaggaaagcCGAATTTGAGACCTATCTCCGGAGAATGATGAAACGCTTCAGCAAGGAAGTTCATGAAGATACACATAAG GTTCACCTACTGTGTTTGCTAGCAAATGGTTTCCATAGGAACAGGGTCTGCAGTCAGCCAGATCTTCAGGCTATTGGCCTTTCCGTCATCCCCACCCGCTTCACTAAAGTGCCTGCAGGTCGTATAGACGTTCTCTACCTCTCCAACTTGGTGAAATG GTTTGTTGCAACCTTCACTATCAACACTGAACTCTCTGTTGATGATCGAGAGAGCCTGCAGTCCACTTTAGAGAGGCGCTTTGCCATCTATGCTGCAAGAGATGATGAAGAGTTGGTCCAT gTATTTTTACTTATTCTACGAGCGTTACAGTTGCTGTGCCGGCTTGTGCTGTCTCTGCAACCCATACCCCTCAAAGAGCCAGCGGGAAAG GGCAAGAGCTCCTGCAAGAAGCATTCTGCCAAAAAACCTAAGGCTCCGTCAAGAAAAAGCTCCTGCAAAGCAGCCAAACAACAGGAGACTCTAACAGAGAGTGAAGGAGATTGCAAGGAATCAAACACCTCTGGAACCAAAAGGAAAGGTAAGTCAAAGGTGATCAAGGATTGCCAGGAACAAAAGGAATCCAGTGATGATGAAAGCAAcgtgggggaagaggaaagagcACACATGCCCAGAAACAACTGCCGACGAAGAGTGACCTTGAAAGTGTCTTACAAAGAGGAGAGTGGAAGTGACAAGGGCAGCGATTCTGACTTTGAggctttggaggaggaggacagtaATTTCTCTGATGAGGATTTTGAAACTGTCTCTAAGAAGCAGAGGAGATCATCGGGGCCCCACAAAGCAAGGATAGCAGTTGAAAACAGCAGGAAAACCAGGTCTTTGGAATCAAACAGGCCCAAGAAGTCAGGTGGAAATGAGCAGTTGCTGTCAAAAGCAGCTTCTCCAGGCTCTTCTAATACACCCAGGAAGAGGAACAAAATCATCTCTAGTGACGATGATGAGGAGCAGGAGGTGGTGAAAGTGACAGGCACAGATCAGTGGTTGGAAATCTTTGTTGAGCGGGAAGACAGGTGGGTGTGTGTGGACTGTGTTCGTGGCATCGTTGGCCAGCCCTCTCTGTGTTTCAAATATGCCACCAAGCCAGTTTCCTATATTGTGGGGATTGACAGCAATGGGCACGTAAAGGACATAACACAAAGGTACGACCCAGCATGGATGACTTCGACAAGGAAATGTCGTGTGGATCCCCAGTGGTGGGAAGACACGCTGGAACCATATAGAAGCCCCTTTGTGGAAAGAGAGAAGAAGGAAGAAAGGGAG TTTCTAGTTAAGCTTCAAGACCAACCGCTGCCGACAGCCATTGGAGATTATAAAAATCACCCTCTTTATGCATTGAAGAGGCATATCCTGAAATATGAGGCCATCTACCCTGAGACTGCTGCTATCATAGGATACTGCAGAGGAGAAGCGGTATATTCCAG AGACTGTGTGCACACACTGCACTCCCGGGACACCTGGCTGAAGCAAGCTCGAGTGGTGAGAATTGGGGAAGTGCCCTATAAG ATGGTGAAAGGATATTCCAACCAGGCAAGGAAAGCACGACTGGCAGAGCCTTCAAACAGGGAGAAAAAGGATTTGGGGCTGTTTGGCCTGTGGCAGACGGAAGAGTACCAGCCTCCTGTGGCAGTCGACGGAAGG GTTCCCCGGAATGAATATGGAAACGTGTATCTCTTCCTGCCCTGTATGTTACCAATAGGCTGTGTGCAGCTAAAGCTTCCCAACCTGCATAGAGTGGCACGGAAACTGGACATTGACTGTGTTCAAGCCATCACTGGATTTGATTTTCACGGTGGCTACTCGCACCCAGT TACTGATGGCTACATAGTCTGTGAAGAATACAAAGAGGTGCTCATCGCAGCCTGGGAGAATGAGCAGGCAGAGATAGAAAAGAGGGAAAAGGAG AAAAGAGAGAAGAGAGCACTGGGGAACTGGAAATTGCTGGCAAAAGGACTTCTCATAAGAGAGAGACTGAAGCAACGCTACTGCAGAAAG AGTGAGGCATCCAGCTCCATGCTGGAGAAAGGAGCTGGATTTTCTTCTGATGAAGAAGGGAAGCCAAGTTCAGAGACTCCAGCCGAAGATGTGGTTGTTTCTTGGCCTCAGAATCGACAAGTGGatgaagaaagaaaagagaaaaaaggcaGAAGAAGCAAGCGTGAGATGAGAGGAGAAGTAGCGCACTTGTTCCCCTTTGAGAAGTTGTGA